A segment of the Candidatus Protochlamydia naegleriophila genome:
ATCGATCAGATAGATCGATTCTATTTAGAAGCAATCGAAAAATCTAAAGAAAGTGATGAGAATTTTAAGTTTGAATTGCTATATGACTACATCAAATTCTTGAGTCAGGAAGGGAAGCCAGAAGAAGCTGCTCGCTGGTGCCTTCGGGTTGCTGAAAGCCATCCAATGACAGAATGGGTGTGGAACTTAATGTGTGACCTTTTTGCCGAGTTAGGACGATTGCCTGATCTTGATGGCTATTATCGAAAAGCCCTCAATAAGAATTCAGGCAATCTAGCTGCTCGTTTAGGATATATCCACTATTTGCGGCTAGAGAAAAGGAAAGGTGAGGCCGAATTGCAGTGTAAAGAGAGTCTAAGAATTGATCCTAGCGCTGTTTCTGTCCGCAAGTCATATGTTAATTTTCTCTCCCGAGAAGGCCGCTATGCTGATGCCATACAACAATGCGAAGAGGGATTGAAGCAAGATCCAAATAGTCGAGCTGGCGCTCTTGAAAATCTGCGCCCTGACTATGCTTCTGTGTTGGTTGAAGCAGGCTTTAAAGACAAAGCAGCCGAGCAGTATCGCATTTTGATAGATCAAGGATACTCTTACTACCAATGGAATCTCGACCGGTTGGAAAAGTAAGTTCTCCATTACTTCCACCTTCTTTTAAGAGGGTGGGAGTAAGCAGTCTTAAACGCGATTTTCTACATGGAATCGCTGTATCATTTTCATCTCTCTCAGCTATGGCAGCGAGAATCTCTTTTGTGAATTCTTCTTTGAGTGCATTTTTTAGCATCACACCTCCGCCCATCACCGTTCCTCCTGTCAGGGCAAAGGTAGCAAAGCTGTTTAATCCCGCTCCCACGGCATAAATAACTGGATTTTGTTGCCCAGCTACCATTAGCCCTTGCCCTGCAGCCCAAATGGCGCCTGTAGAGAGAAAAAGGACCGCTCAGTTGTTTTGGGTGAAGGGAGCTGCTCATTGATGAATTGGGTCACAGCTGTAAAGCAACGGTAGATCTTGGGAGTTTTGCAAGGCGTGCTGGGCGACGATTTGAATGGCTGAAGAAGATGGAGAATCTGCTTGAGTTTACAACCGATTGAGTTGATTGATGTCCAATTCCTCAAAATTTGATATACGGGCTACATCCATGGTTCCTCCTTTTTAAAGGAGGGTGAAACTTGGTTTTTCCGGCGAATCGACACCAGAAAAACCTGTGCTCATAGATTGTCAGACTGCGTATTCGACAACGCGCTTTTCGCGTATGACGGTGACTTTGATTTTGCCTGGATAGCTGAGCTCTTGTTCGATGCGCTTAGTTAAGTCGCGAGCTAGATTGATGACGCCTGCATCGTCGATCTGATCGGGGAGGACGACAATGCGTATTTCACGTCCCGCTTGCATAGCATAGGCTTTGTCGACCCCGGCAAATTCTAAGGCGATGTCTTCGAGCTTTCTCAATCGCTTGATGTACTCTTCAACAGCTTCGATGCGAGCTCCTTCTCGAGAGGCTGAAATGGCATCGGCTGCGCTGCAAAGATCGGCTTCAATGGTTAAAGGCGGCATTTCATGGTGGTGACAGCCAATGCCATTGGCAACCTCTTTGCTTTCGCCAAATTTGAGGGCGAGGTCATGTCCGATGACGGCATGCGAACCTTCAATCTCATGGGTAACGGCTTTACCCATATCGTGCAAGAGTCCAATTCTTTTTGCTAAACGGATATCTAAGCCAAGCTCGGCTGCCATGAGGCCCATTAAATGGGAAACTTCCAACGAATGGTCTAGTACATTTTGTCCATAGCTATAGCGGAATTTAAGCTTGCCAAGCAAGTTGATGATTTCTGGATGCAAATTCATCGCTCCTGCGCGAAGAGCCGCATCTTCCCCATACTGCTTGATTTGCTTGTGCACATTAATCGTCGCTTTTTCTACTACCTCTTCAATGCGCGTAGGATGAATGCGGCCATCCTGCACGAGTTCCGTTAAGGCAGTCTTGGCTACATGCTTTCTTACAGGATCAAAGCCTGAGAGGACAACGGCTCCAGGGGTGTCGTCAATGATGAAGTTGATGCCGGTTTCTCGCTCCAGGGCGCGAATATTGCGTCCCTCCCGCCCGATGATGCGCCCTTTCATTTCCTCGTTTGGAATGGCTACGGTGCATACAGTAGATTCAGATGCGCACGAAACTGCTAAACGATTAATGGCGGTGGCAATAATGGTAGAGGCTTGTTTTCCAGCTTCTTCTTCTGCTTCTTTTTTGATGCGGCGAATGAGATTGGCAGCATCCGTTTTAACCTCGTTAGTCAGTCTTGATAGCAGCATTTCCTTGGCCTCAGACGAACTGAGACCCGAGGCTTTTTCCAAGACGGCGACGAGTTTGGCATGCGTTTCAGTCGCCTGCCTTTTTTCTTCATCGACTTGTGCCTTGCGCCCGATTAAGACAGCCTCGCGCTTTTCAATGTCTGAAAGCTTTTTCTCGACGAGATTCATCCGGCTTTCGAGTTTATCTTCCCGCTGCTTGAGCCTCTCATCCTCGCGCTGAATTTTCTTCCGCTCTTGTTGCCAAACTTGCTCAAGATCCCGTTGCTGCTCAACTTGTTTTTGTTTGATGCCAAGTTCGTTGAGCCTTCTCATCTCTGTGGCTTCTTGCTCTGCTCGGTTAATAATGTCTACCGAAAGCCGCTTTACCCCGCCAAGGGCGAACCTGTGATAGGCCCAAAAGGCTAAAGCCCCTATAGCACTGCCAATCAGGAAGAGCAGGAGGTAAAGGGCTATTTGAGTTTCATTCATTGGATTTTATGTCCTTTATAATCAATCTCTAATGTTTAAAAATAAACGGCTATGCTTTTTATATAAAAACTTGACTCAAGACTTGACTCAAGCAAGATAAATGCTGCCAAGCCTGGAGGCGAGGCAGCGTATTGCATCATCAACGATTTAATATTTTTTTGTCTGCGAATTATTCTGCTAGGTCAGCACTCTTATCCTGTGATCTGGAAATTCTGGTTCGTAAAATAAGTGCTTGAAACGCATTAAAAATTTTAAATCTCTGGCGTGCAAGAAGTTTGATGAAACGCTATGCGTTTAAAGCCGAGTTGGCTCAGCATAATCAATTTTGATTTCAAAATCTACTTGAAAAGGGTGGCGAAAATCACTTGAAAAGGGAGGGTGGGTATAAGATTAAATCAGTGTTTTTCTTTGGATATCAGAAGGCAAGATTAGGGAAAAAGAAGAGTTTCTGCATGCCTATTTTCGGATTCAAAACAGGCATGCAAGTTGAGGCTGTTAACGGTTACGATGAAAAGTCATCATTGTCTTCCGATTCGACATTAATTGGTTTAATGCGCAATTTTTCGACGCGGCGGTCATTGGAGCGAACGACTTCCAGTTCGAAGGTCGGTTTAGTGAGCGTGAAGCCCTTGGCCGGGATCGTCCCTGTTTCATGGAAGATGTAGCCGCCTATGGTGTCATAGTCGCCATCCTGCGGAATTTCGATATTGAACTGCTCTTCAATATCAAAAATTGGCATGCGGGCATCCACTAGCCATCCTCCTTCTGGAAGGGCGAGGTAAAGGGCTTCTTCGCTCTCGTCGTACTCGTCGGCAATATCGCCTACAATTTCTTCTAAGATATCCTCAATGGTGACGATTCCTTCGGTTCCGCCATATTCATCGACGATGATGGCTAAATGAACTTGTTTTTTGCGGAACTCTTGCAAGAGGTGGGAGATCTTTTTTGTTTCAGGCATGTAAAGGACGTTTTTGACTAAAGTCGAAATGGGCGCCTTTAAGATTTTCTGATCGTTGGTACGAGCGTATTCCATGTATTTGGCCAAAATGTCTTTGTACATTAAGACGCCGATAATATTGTCGAGCGTGTGTTTGTAGACGGGGGTTCGGCTATAGCCTTCATTGTGCAGAAAAACAGCGGCTTCTTCCATCGTCGTATCGTGAGATAAACTAAAAATATCGACTCTTGGAACCATGACTTCGCGCGCAATGCGGTCCTTAAATGCCATGACGCTTTCGATCAGCTTTTTGTCGTGTGGATCGAGGGTTGCTGTGAAATTAGATTCTTCGATGATTTCGATGATCTCTTGTTTAGCCTCGGGAGCTTTTTCTGAAAGCGGATTGAAGTAGATCGTTTTTGAAAAACAGTGAGAGAATTTTAAAAATAAAAAGGTGAGCGGAAAAATGGCGATCATGAAAAAGGAGGAGACGAGCGCGCATAGTTGAATGGATATTTCGGGGTAGCGGCTGCCTACAATGCGAGCTAAGTAGTCTCCTACGATAAAAAACAAGAAAAAGAGGCTGACGAGGCAAAGCAATCCTGCGGGCCAATTGATGGAAAGAAAAGAGGTCTGTGTGACAGGATCGGTGGCCCAGCTGACGAGTTTTAATTGTACGAGAATGGACAGGGAAAAAATGGCATAGGCAAAGCGTACAATGTTTTGAGCGAGGGTGCTTGCAAAAAAAAGTTCCTCAATTTCCTGATTGCGGAAAAATAAGGCGTGAAGGTAGCGATAGAAAAAAAGCTTGCCTGTCAATGAGAGCTGCTTTTTTGAGTCTCTTTTGTGAAGGCGTCTGAGGGCTGTATTGACAGCCGTTAAGCAAAATAAACCAATCAGTAACAATAACAAAATGGTTATAGAAAGATTAAGAGACAAAATGGTTCTCCTGTTAGCGGATATCAGCGAAGCTTGGAAAGGGTGCTGGCCGTATCGTTCTCTTGTGATTGTATTAGAGCCTTTTTCGAATGGTATCTAAAAAATTCTTAGGCATCTGTACTTGGATTTAAAGCCAAGCTGCCTATGATGGTAGTCATACTCGGACCTATTCATAGATAGCAAGTTGGGCTTAAAGTGATTGTATCCGAGCTCGAGCTTCCACTCATTCTAATCCGTTCTTCTTATATAAAACATTTTAATTTTTAGAAAAACTTCTTTAGAGCTGGGATGGGTTCCCTTATAAGGGTTTTAGGCAAAGATTGAGATCTTTGAGCCGATTCATATGCCTTTGCTCTGCTTGCCTCATTTCTCTTTGATCCTCTTCTTCAATGTCATCATAGCCCATTAAATGCAAAAGGCCATGAACAAGGTACAGAGTTGCTTCTTCGTAAGGGTCGAGATTATGAGCCTGCGCATAATGAATCGCAGTTTCAGGGCAGATGAAAACATCACCTAGAACGCGATAAGGAGAATCATCCTCTTCATCTAATGGAAATGAGATGCAATCAGTGGTAGAACCGTCATCAAAGTATTCCAGATGTAAATTGGAAATCGTAGGAGTGTCGACAAAATACACGCTGACTTCGTCGCACGTGCGATTTTCCTCTTGCAAAACCTGCTCGACGAGTGGGTCTAGTTGGTCAAGGGAAAATTTTAATGACTCTTGTTGGTCAAAAACGTTAATAATCACGATGGAAAACGTTTGTTAGTAGAAAAAAAGATAGGAAAGTTCTAAAAACCATTTTTCAGAACTTATACATATACATTTTAAAGAGTGTCTGTCTAATGATTCGCAATCACTTTAAACACTCTTTAAAATGGAATAAAAAAGAAATATGTTGAATAGAGGAGGGAAGCTATTATTGTAAGACAGGAGTCTTAGGAAGACCTGTAATACGTTTGTTTTCTGACTCTTTCCAACGGCCAATCTTTTTCAAAACGTCAATTCTTTCAAAGCGCTTTAAAACGTTGCGCTTAGATGCAGTCTTACCTGCTTTACCAAAACTTGGATGTCTAGACATGTGTTAACCTTTCATTTCAGACTTAAAGCGTAAGCTTTATTTAATTTTAGGGATAAAAACGGCTGCAGCGAGATCGCCTTCAATGGCGTTAGCATGTGCTTTAAAACCATTAGGTAGATTATCTTGAACTGGACCAGTTTTGATGCTAGGCTTACGATGCTTGCGAGGAAAACGATTGCGTCTTTCGCCTTGTTTACTCATACGAACCATGTGAATTCTCCTTATAAATGCAAGCTATTAGTATAGAAAGATGGATGAAAATGTGCAAGCTTTTTTCGTGATTATGATAAGTTAATGGCAATGCTCACTCAAATGACTCTCTCATTTTATGACTCAACAACGAAATTTAAACCTATAACCCAAATTCATCAATTGAACTCTTGTAAAAATTACTTGAATATAGCGTTTGTAAAATTAATTGTTAAAATGCTTTTGATAATTATATTTAAAATTAATTTTAAGTTTGATATTATACTTGTAATAATTTATAGATTTGTTTCACTTTATAGAGGATTTTATGGCAATTCGCCACACATCAGACAGTTTGACTCGTTGCGATCCGAATAATTATTCAAATTTCTATGATGCGGGGAAGAGAGTTGATGTA
Coding sequences within it:
- the rny gene encoding ribonuclease Y, with the protein product MNETQIALYLLLFLIGSAIGALAFWAYHRFALGGVKRLSVDIINRAEQEATEMRRLNELGIKQKQVEQQRDLEQVWQQERKKIQREDERLKQREDKLESRMNLVEKKLSDIEKREAVLIGRKAQVDEEKRQATETHAKLVAVLEKASGLSSSEAKEMLLSRLTNEVKTDAANLIRRIKKEAEEEAGKQASTIIATAINRLAVSCASESTVCTVAIPNEEMKGRIIGREGRNIRALERETGINFIIDDTPGAVVLSGFDPVRKHVAKTALTELVQDGRIHPTRIEEVVEKATINVHKQIKQYGEDAALRAGAMNLHPEIINLLGKLKFRYSYGQNVLDHSLEVSHLMGLMAAELGLDIRLAKRIGLLHDMGKAVTHEIEGSHAVIGHDLALKFGESKEVANGIGCHHHEMPPLTIEADLCSAADAISASREGARIEAVEEYIKRLRKLEDIALEFAGVDKAYAMQAGREIRIVVLPDQIDDAGVINLARDLTKRIEQELSYPGKIKVTVIREKRVVEYAV
- a CDS encoding hemolysin family protein, yielding MSLNLSITILLLLLIGLFCLTAVNTALRRLHKRDSKKQLSLTGKLFFYRYLHALFFRNQEIEELFFASTLAQNIVRFAYAIFSLSILVQLKLVSWATDPVTQTSFLSINWPAGLLCLVSLFFLFFIVGDYLARIVGSRYPEISIQLCALVSSFFMIAIFPLTFLFLKFSHCFSKTIYFNPLSEKAPEAKQEIIEIIEESNFTATLDPHDKKLIESVMAFKDRIAREVMVPRVDIFSLSHDTTMEEAAVFLHNEGYSRTPVYKHTLDNIIGVLMYKDILAKYMEYARTNDQKILKAPISTLVKNVLYMPETKKISHLLQEFRKKQVHLAIIVDEYGGTEGIVTIEDILEEIVGDIADEYDESEEALYLALPEGGWLVDARMPIFDIEEQFNIEIPQDGDYDTIGGYIFHETGTIPAKGFTLTKPTFELEVVRSNDRRVEKLRIKPINVESEDNDDFSS
- the ybeY gene encoding rRNA maturation RNase YbeY, with protein sequence MIINVFDQQESLKFSLDQLDPLVEQVLQEENRTCDEVSVYFVDTPTISNLHLEYFDDGSTTDCISFPLDEEDDSPYRVLGDVFICPETAIHYAQAHNLDPYEEATLYLVHGLLHLMGYDDIEEEDQREMRQAEQRHMNRLKDLNLCLKPL
- a CDS encoding small basic protein is translated as MSRHPSFGKAGKTASKRNVLKRFERIDVLKKIGRWKESENKRITGLPKTPVLQ